In a genomic window of Candidatus Babeliales bacterium:
- a CDS encoding TetR/AcrR family transcriptional regulator — protein sequence MKKTTKEKILEAAKSLFLERGFAGTSMGDLAKLAEINHSLIFHHFGSKEQLWLAVKQNISQQASLATPVLPSTDLPFRDFLALLFKQSMAFYRNNPEIVRMINWQRLEGQEARNIGVTLSAEMQQWIDAFTHYQECGDINKNSKPVFIVTMVLSIISSAVLDPNIFISSEKDQQDYFDFCLNLLIEGCRN from the coding sequence ATGAAAAAAACAACTAAAGAGAAGATTCTTGAAGCGGCTAAAAGTCTTTTTCTTGAGCGTGGCTTTGCAGGTACTTCAATGGGCGATCTTGCCAAATTGGCTGAAATTAACCACAGTCTTATCTTTCATCATTTTGGTAGTAAAGAGCAATTGTGGCTTGCGGTAAAGCAAAATATTTCTCAGCAAGCAAGTCTTGCAACCCCTGTTTTGCCAAGTACCGATTTGCCTTTCCGTGATTTTCTAGCCTTGTTATTTAAGCAGAGTATGGCTTTTTACCGCAACAACCCTGAGATTGTTCGCATGATTAATTGGCAGCGGCTTGAAGGTCAAGAAGCTCGTAATATTGGCGTTACGCTTTCGGCTGAAATGCAGCAATGGATTGATGCGTTTACTCATTACCAAGAATGTGGTGATATTAATAAAAATAGTAAGCCAGTATTTATTGTAACGATGGTTTTATCAATTATTAGTTCAGCAGTTTTAGATCCAAATATTTTTATTAGTAGTGAAAAAGATCAACAGGATTATTTTGATTTTTGCTTGAATCTTTTAATTGAAGGGTGTAGAAACTAG
- a CDS encoding ankyrin repeat domain-containing protein: MNKKIVSSLFMALALTSTAMPAAAILQEIRTQEKKRNWKNDLHSALITGNFNNFQRLIQPLYGSPFDPLYSPDNSQRLILAAHCPIASDGLEITRYLLENTTLDVNAQEERTGDTALHIATRKQNIAIAALLIKHNADLTIKNSCGDMPVDIAQTMELTILLAP, from the coding sequence ATGAACAAAAAAATTGTAAGTTCATTGTTTATGGCACTTGCTCTTACAAGCACCGCAATGCCAGCAGCAGCAATATTACAAGAAATTAGAACCCAAGAAAAAAAACGCAACTGGAAAAACGATTTACATTCGGCCTTAATAACGGGTAATTTCAACAATTTCCAAAGACTGATACAACCACTATACGGCTCTCCATTTGACCCCCTCTATTCTCCTGACAATAGTCAAAGGTTAATACTAGCCGCCCACTGTCCGATTGCCTCGGATGGGCTTGAAATTACTAGATACTTGCTAGAAAATACAACCCTTGATGTTAACGCACAGGAAGAACGAACTGGCGACACAGCACTACACATAGCAACACGCAAGCAAAACATTGCAATAGCTGCACTACTTATTAAACATAACGCCGACCTCACCATTAAAAATAGTTGTGGGGACATGCCTGTTGATATCGCACAAACAATGGAACTCACGATACTTTTGGCTCCATAA
- a CDS encoding ABC transporter ATP-binding protein has product MSSNVLVRILNVTKEYPDKKRTIKALKGISLDIQKGEIIGLLGVNGAGKTTLSSILATRHPATSGEILFEGKSIYADIANYRRIIGYCPQKPNLDPALTIEQNLVFAGRYYGMSEDAIEKRKNELMKKYELVQYADSSCSILSGGYKQRAMIARALMHNPLLVILDEPTVGLDPHIRHQLWESIRDLKNEGVAVILTTHYLDEAEVLSDRICVLDKGNIKLIDTPENLKSVYQKSNLEEVFLQLMHEETR; this is encoded by the coding sequence ATGTCGTCTAACGTCCTCGTCCGCATTCTCAATGTCACCAAAGAATATCCGGACAAAAAACGTACTATTAAAGCCCTCAAAGGTATTAGCCTTGATATTCAAAAAGGTGAAATCATTGGTCTTTTGGGTGTTAATGGTGCCGGAAAAACAACCCTTTCTTCAATCTTGGCAACGCGCCACCCGGCAACTTCGGGCGAGATATTGTTTGAAGGAAAATCAATTTACGCAGACATTGCCAACTACCGACGCATCATTGGCTACTGTCCACAAAAACCAAACCTCGATCCAGCATTAACGATTGAGCAAAACTTGGTCTTTGCTGGCCGCTACTACGGCATGTCGGAAGATGCCATTGAAAAACGTAAAAACGAACTCATGAAAAAATATGAGTTGGTACAATATGCCGATTCTTCATGTTCAATATTGTCGGGCGGTTATAAACAACGCGCCATGATTGCCCGCGCGCTCATGCACAATCCGCTTTTGGTTATTTTGGACGAACCGACTGTGGGCCTAGACCCGCACATTCGTCACCAACTGTGGGAAAGTATTCGCGATCTGAAAAATGAAGGCGTTGCAGTTATTTTGACAACACACTATTTGGATGAAGCAGAAGTACTTTCTGATCGCATTTGCGTTTTGGACAAAGGAAATATCAAGTTGATTGATACACCAGAAAACTTGAAATCAGTGTATCAAAAGAGCAATTTGGAAGAAGTATTCTTGCAATTAATGCACGAAGAAACACGCTAA
- a CDS encoding ABC transporter permease gives MVTKQENRWLSYARLVWQLVRADMTVYRGIVAEQLINTVAWVGPTVLVTTYAFPLLGIAKGFGAFIAVASIVSVSLFQAFAAATAFVGDLEGNQTISFPLTLPMPSWLVFVQRSVSYVCKASILSIIVLPLGKLILLDKLSFANFSIVKFVVMFFAVHIFSSFFSLLLVSMVDSMSQIMKVWLRFIFPMWFFGCSQYPWSILHQLSPKLAYACLANPFVYAMEGIRAAVLGQEGSLSYWPCVGMLLVFATLCGVVATRRLKKRLDFV, from the coding sequence ATGGTTACAAAACAAGAAAATCGCTGGCTTTCATATGCGCGCTTGGTATGGCAGCTGGTAAGAGCCGACATGACCGTATATCGTGGTATTGTTGCTGAGCAGCTTATTAACACGGTAGCATGGGTTGGGCCAACAGTCTTGGTCACTACCTACGCATTTCCGTTGCTTGGTATTGCAAAAGGCTTTGGTGCTTTTATTGCGGTAGCGTCAATTGTTTCGGTAAGTCTTTTTCAAGCATTTGCTGCAGCAACGGCTTTTGTTGGCGATTTAGAAGGAAACCAGACAATCTCGTTTCCACTCACGCTGCCAATGCCTTCATGGCTAGTTTTTGTACAGCGATCGGTAAGTTATGTTTGTAAAGCTTCGATATTGAGCATCATTGTGTTGCCGCTGGGTAAGCTTATTTTGCTTGATAAATTGAGCTTTGCAAATTTCTCGATCGTTAAATTTGTTGTTATGTTTTTTGCCGTTCATATCTTTTCAAGCTTTTTTAGCTTGTTGTTGGTAAGCATGGTAGATAGCATGTCACAAATCATGAAAGTATGGTTGCGCTTTATTTTTCCAATGTGGTTTTTTGGCTGCTCGCAATATCCTTGGAGCATCTTGCATCAACTGTCGCCAAAGCTTGCTTATGCATGCTTGGCTAATCCGTTTGTTTACGCAATGGAAGGCATTCGTGCTGCAGTGCTAGGGCAAGAAGGCTCACTGTCTTACTGGCCGTGCGTTGGCATGCTGCTTGTTTTTGCAACACTGTGTGGCGTAGTAGCAACCAGAAGACTCAAGAAGCGCCTTGATTTTGTGTAA
- a CDS encoding ABC transporter permease codes for MDKIKSYTKIFWHLMQKDLLIMRQTLLRDIFDGIVWATSTIFVTTYIFSSLGISSDYGPCFAIGGVASYGIFFVFDHTANFLADLEGDQIIGNHLVLPLPSWLILIQQACTYALFTSTLTVFIFPVAKIVLLGRLDLSHLSLIKLVPFFILTNFFSAFLSLLVTSFLPGMRSLNVIWPRFLFPIWFFGGSQFSWQAVHNFSPKFSYLCLLNPFLYITEGLRACVLDPTNSLPFYVCAPVALFATLAFAFISIARLKRRLDFV; via the coding sequence ATGGATAAAATAAAATCGTACACCAAAATTTTTTGGCATTTAATGCAAAAAGATCTGCTTATCATGCGCCAAACGCTGCTGCGTGATATTTTTGATGGCATAGTTTGGGCCACCAGCACTATTTTTGTCACCACCTACATATTTTCATCACTGGGCATATCGTCAGATTACGGCCCGTGCTTTGCTATTGGCGGCGTTGCAAGTTATGGTATTTTTTTCGTTTTTGACCATACGGCAAATTTTTTGGCCGACCTTGAAGGCGATCAAATTATTGGCAATCATTTGGTTTTACCTCTTCCCTCATGGCTTATACTCATTCAACAAGCATGTACTTACGCACTGTTTACCAGCACCCTCACCGTATTCATTTTTCCCGTTGCAAAAATTGTTTTACTAGGACGCCTCGACTTGAGCCACCTTTCACTGATTAAACTTGTACCATTTTTTATACTCACCAACTTTTTTTCAGCATTTTTAAGTTTGCTCGTAACAAGCTTTTTGCCCGGCATGAGAAGTTTAAATGTTATTTGGCCACGCTTTTTGTTTCCCATTTGGTTTTTTGGTGGTTCACAATTTTCGTGGCAGGCAGTTCATAACTTCTCGCCAAAGTTTTCTTACCTCTGCCTGCTCAACCCATTTTTGTACATAACCGAGGGCCTGCGAGCTTGCGTGCTAGACCCAACTAACTCACTACCATTTTATGTTTGCGCCCCCGTGGCGCTCTTTGCAACGCTTGCTTTTGCCTTCATCAGCATTGCCAGACTCAAACGGCGCCTTGATTTTGTGTAA
- a CDS encoding ABC transporter permease, protein MKKIQAYAKIFWLLFKKDLLILQRMLLRKIFDVTIWAGSTTFVTTYVFSSLGMPESYGPCFAIGGVALYGVFLIFVHTANFVADMYGNQVIAYELALPIPSWLVLLQKTCSYAFLNALLSSVIFLVAKLVLLSRLDFIHLSLIKFIPFFVLANFFTAFLSLLMSSIVSGMEGMSIIWPRILFPLWFFGGSQFTWKAINKLSPNFSYFCLLNPFLYVTEGLRACVLDPANSLPFYICAPVTLCVTLTFAFISIRRLKRRLDFV, encoded by the coding sequence ATGAAAAAAATACAAGCGTACGCTAAAATTTTTTGGCTTTTGTTCAAAAAAGATCTACTCATTTTGCAGAGAATGCTATTACGCAAAATATTTGATGTTACTATTTGGGCCGGAAGTACTACATTCGTAACAACATATGTTTTTTCGTCATTGGGCATGCCGGAAAGTTATGGTCCCTGTTTTGCTATTGGTGGCGTCGCTCTTTACGGCGTGTTTCTCATTTTTGTTCATACAGCAAATTTTGTTGCCGATATGTATGGCAATCAAGTCATCGCTTATGAATTGGCTTTACCTATTCCTTCATGGCTCGTTTTGCTCCAAAAGACCTGCAGTTATGCTTTTCTAAACGCGCTTCTTTCCAGCGTTATCTTTTTAGTCGCAAAACTGGTCTTGCTCAGCCGTTTAGACTTCATTCACTTATCGCTGATCAAATTTATCCCTTTTTTTGTCCTAGCAAATTTCTTTACCGCATTTTTAAGCCTGCTTATGTCAAGCATTGTATCGGGCATGGAAGGCATGAGCATTATTTGGCCACGCATTCTGTTTCCGCTTTGGTTTTTTGGTGGTTCTCAATTTACCTGGAAAGCCATCAACAAACTGTCTCCTAATTTTTCTTATTTTTGCCTGCTTAACCCATTTTTATACGTAACCGAAGGCTTACGCGCCTGCGTTCTGGACCCTGCTAACTCACTACCATTTTATATATGCGCACCAGTAACTCTATGCGTAACACTTACGTTTGCTTTCATCAGCATTCGCCGTCTCAAACGACGCCTTGACTTTGTTTAA
- a CDS encoding ABC transporter ATP-binding protein/permease, which yields MNAYFLIDSFKQKLSLLKVRFESPWWQVIIDQKVYLGLALFGEIIAAIFRPMAILMIGWIFSIQRYDYFAYLFLVWVGVYLIQLVSRLFNSVLQLRCIHSVHYRAHQFFLQVDPIYHTRRSSGTILGKIDRASKGYEDLLDAVITEILQIAVGVVTVVISLSCYLWLLGLCAGLLLGIIMIVGAVTAKLMIIPYEKKLIRASDKSKSVGVENLAQNNLIRTCFASNEVDDRLRDKDKRLMHKEGKLWFMYNCIYAFIKILYVSSIFVIGTWLLWVAKSGQLEISMAISLLLMYLRGTHEIVKIEKPIRKILTYTTRINDLFVYIREFGKQTYPVLQKLERYCRVNMVLAPRELFSLQAKDIYFDYDATTKIFEGHTLLLEVSAKQINKLYGVIGPSGIGKSTLLSLLGGQLRPTFGKIFVDNVDIYQVDDIARRRLIALQGQVATNIRGTLKHNVLFGLPADIQIYSDDQLREVLEKVGLWALFEKKQGLATFVGEGGFTLSGGQRQRLNFANLYLRAMYFQPHLILIDEPTSSLDEMSERAITAMISQLATKAVTIVIAHRLKTLDDAVGLLDFSLLADEKELRFHPHEQLEKRSAYYRGLLAGHEPFDN from the coding sequence GTGAACGCATATTTTTTGATTGATAGTTTTAAACAAAAACTCAGTCTGTTAAAAGTCAGATTCGAAAGCCCGTGGTGGCAGGTTATCATTGACCAAAAGGTCTATTTAGGGCTTGCACTTTTTGGTGAAATTATTGCTGCCATTTTTCGGCCAATGGCTATTTTAATGATTGGTTGGATTTTCTCGATTCAGCGCTATGATTATTTTGCTTATTTATTTTTGGTGTGGGTTGGGGTTTATCTTATTCAATTGGTTTCCCGCTTGTTTAACAGCGTCTTGCAGTTACGTTGTATTCACAGCGTGCACTATCGAGCGCATCAGTTTTTTTTACAAGTTGATCCCATTTATCATACGCGTCGTTCAAGTGGTACCATTTTGGGCAAAATTGATCGTGCTTCAAAAGGTTACGAAGATTTGCTTGATGCGGTGATTACCGAAATTTTACAAATTGCGGTAGGTGTTGTTACGGTTGTTATCTCACTTTCGTGCTACTTGTGGTTGCTGGGTCTTTGTGCGGGGCTCTTGCTGGGTATTATTATGATTGTGGGCGCAGTAACAGCCAAGTTAATGATTATTCCGTACGAAAAAAAACTAATTCGTGCGTCTGACAAATCAAAGTCGGTTGGTGTTGAGAATTTAGCACAAAACAATTTAATTAGAACTTGTTTTGCTTCAAATGAAGTTGATGATCGTTTGCGTGATAAAGACAAGCGCTTGATGCACAAGGAAGGTAAATTATGGTTTATGTACAATTGTATTTATGCGTTTATAAAAATTCTTTATGTGAGTAGTATTTTTGTTATTGGTACGTGGTTGTTGTGGGTGGCAAAAAGTGGTCAACTTGAGATTTCAATGGCTATTTCGTTGCTGTTGATGTACCTGCGAGGTACACATGAAATTGTTAAAATTGAAAAGCCAATTCGCAAAATTTTAACGTATACAACGAGAATTAATGATCTCTTTGTTTACATTCGTGAGTTTGGTAAGCAAACGTATCCCGTTTTGCAAAAACTTGAAAGATATTGTCGCGTTAATATGGTATTAGCACCAAGAGAGTTGTTTTCACTTCAAGCAAAAGATATTTATTTTGATTATGATGCAACAACAAAAATTTTTGAAGGGCATACGCTTTTGCTTGAAGTTTCTGCAAAGCAAATCAACAAACTTTATGGCGTTATTGGGCCTTCAGGTATTGGGAAAAGCACCTTGTTGTCATTACTTGGAGGGCAACTGCGTCCAACATTTGGAAAGATTTTTGTTGATAATGTTGATATTTATCAAGTTGACGATATTGCGCGCCGCCGCTTGATTGCCTTGCAAGGTCAAGTTGCAACAAATATTCGTGGCACGTTGAAGCACAATGTTCTGTTTGGGCTTCCTGCCGATATTCAAATTTATAGTGATGATCAGTTGAGGGAAGTTTTAGAAAAAGTTGGCTTGTGGGCTTTGTTTGAAAAAAAACAAGGGTTAGCAACCTTTGTTGGGGAAGGTGGCTTTACGCTTTCTGGTGGGCAGCGCCAGCGACTTAATTTTGCTAATTTATATTTGCGTGCCATGTACTTTCAGCCGCATCTTATTTTGATCGACGAACCAACGAGTAGTCTTGATGAGATGAGTGAAAGGGCGATTACTGCGATGATTTCGCAGTTGGCAACTAAAGCGGTTACTATTGTTATTGCGCATCGGCTTAAAACGCTTGACGATGCCGTGGGCCTGCTCGACTTCTCGCTGCTTGCGGATGAAAAGGAACTTCGTTTCCATCCGCATGAGCAGCTTGAAAAGCGTTCTGCTTATTATCGTGGTCTTTTGGCTGGCCATGAGCCGTTTGACAATTAA
- a CDS encoding YbhB/YbcL family Raf kinase inhibitor-like protein — MVVGRRIVFIFCFLTGFNAHTAHDAPSIQGEVMNVVQQVLTVTSSAFKAGEPIPPQYSCDGDNRSPQLLWDNAPQETQSFVLFCDDPDAPGKTWVHWVAYNIPANSTGLAENIEQGKEEFANGMRQGKSDFGKIGYGGPCPPSGVHRYFFKVYALSKKLDLAPGATKKVVEMAMQGLVIGAGQLMGTYARSRD; from the coding sequence ATGGTAGTAGGTCGAAGAATAGTTTTTATTTTTTGTTTTTTGACAGGTTTTAATGCTCACACAGCGCACGATGCGCCGTCAATACAGGGAGAGGTTATGAACGTTGTGCAACAGGTTTTAACGGTAACAAGCTCAGCTTTTAAGGCTGGTGAGCCAATTCCGCCGCAGTATTCGTGTGATGGAGATAATAGATCGCCACAGCTTTTGTGGGACAATGCGCCACAAGAAACACAAAGTTTTGTCCTTTTTTGCGATGATCCCGATGCTCCGGGAAAAACGTGGGTGCACTGGGTAGCTTACAATATTCCTGCCAATTCAACCGGACTTGCAGAAAATATTGAGCAAGGCAAAGAAGAGTTTGCTAATGGTATGCGGCAGGGCAAGTCTGACTTTGGTAAAATTGGGTACGGTGGGCCATGTCCACCATCTGGCGTGCATCGCTATTTTTTTAAAGTATATGCGCTTTCAAAAAAACTTGATCTAGCTCCAGGTGCTACAAAAAAAGTTGTTGAAATGGCTATGCAAGGTTTAGTTATTGGCGCTGGGCAATTGATGGGAACTTACGCACGTTCTCGTGACTAG
- a CDS encoding cysteine dioxygenase family protein: protein MSREDGNKGQYLIEPSFEISEFIEKINKLSYDNFPIDQILRLLQKEAPTIAMLEPYIFFSNARYTRNLIHKTSDFDLLLLCWGPGQHSPVHGHEGQKCWMKVLDGKLEFTDYQEEPPGAERLLRKQAVNIGEHGYVDGPAGIHAVGNTFDIPAISLHLYALPFEQCDIYDLDLNEKHKVSLTYHTIHGKVVAPEVLR, encoded by the coding sequence ATGAGTAGGGAAGACGGAAACAAGGGCCAGTATCTTATTGAGCCTAGTTTTGAGATAAGCGAATTTATTGAGAAAATTAATAAATTATCGTATGACAATTTTCCAATTGATCAAATACTCAGACTTTTACAAAAAGAGGCTCCAACAATAGCAATGTTGGAGCCTTATATTTTTTTTTCTAATGCACGTTACACGCGTAATTTAATTCACAAAACATCAGACTTTGATCTTTTATTGTTGTGCTGGGGGCCAGGCCAGCACAGTCCGGTGCATGGGCACGAGGGGCAAAAATGTTGGATGAAGGTACTTGATGGTAAGCTTGAGTTTACCGATTATCAAGAAGAGCCACCCGGGGCTGAGCGTCTTTTGCGCAAGCAGGCCGTTAATATTGGTGAGCATGGCTATGTTGACGGGCCCGCTGGTATTCATGCCGTTGGGAATACTTTTGATATCCCTGCAATCTCGTTACATTTATATGCCCTTCCATTTGAGCAATGTGATATTTACGATCTTGATTTGAATGAAAAACATAAAGTTTCGCTTACGTATCACACGATTCACGGGAAAGTAGTAGCACCTGAAGTTTTACGTTAG
- a CDS encoding ferritin has translation MSAPLVTKFSEKCVKATNNQINAELTAGYVYHALSIYFSRHDVALPNVAAFFKRSSVEEQEHAGKLIDYISQRGGHVILSDIQAPKVTSVSLLQAFEKALALEKEVHKKIIALRELSDKEGEYHFTAYLEEEFLTEQVRAEHDLVSFITTIKRMGTGLGEILFDRELVIK, from the coding sequence ATGTCTGCACCATTGGTAACAAAATTTTCAGAAAAATGTGTTAAAGCAACCAATAATCAGATTAATGCAGAACTTACCGCTGGTTATGTGTACCACGCTTTGTCTATTTATTTTAGCCGACACGATGTAGCACTGCCCAACGTTGCAGCATTTTTTAAACGTTCAAGTGTTGAAGAACAAGAACACGCCGGCAAGTTGATTGACTATATTAGTCAACGTGGCGGGCATGTTATTTTGAGTGATATTCAAGCGCCAAAAGTTACGAGCGTGAGTTTGTTGCAAGCGTTTGAAAAAGCCCTTGCTCTTGAAAAAGAGGTACACAAAAAAATTATTGCTTTGCGTGAGCTTTCAGACAAAGAGGGAGAGTACCACTTTACCGCGTATTTGGAAGAAGAATTTTTAACTGAGCAAGTTCGTGCAGAGCATGATTTGGTGAGTTTTATAACCACCATCAAGCGCATGGGAACAGGCCTTGGCGAAATTTTGTTTGATCGTGAATTAGTAATAAAATAG
- a CDS encoding cytidine deaminase: MAKKMINHRTLLNKAKEAQHKAYAPYSNFHVGAALLAKDGSIYTGCNVENASYGAAICAERTAFVKALSEGQRSFEAIAIVASHNKHTYPCGICRQFMAEFGLDLKIITEDLYTTAEQTLAEFLPKAFTSFQTDQEIPAKKDNTAQLL, from the coding sequence ATGGCTAAAAAAATGATTAATCACCGCACACTTTTGAACAAAGCAAAAGAAGCACAGCACAAGGCCTACGCACCCTACTCTAACTTTCACGTTGGTGCAGCATTATTGGCAAAAGATGGTTCTATTTATACCGGCTGCAACGTAGAAAATGCGTCGTACGGAGCAGCAATATGTGCTGAGCGTACTGCTTTTGTAAAAGCGCTATCGGAAGGCCAACGATCTTTTGAAGCAATTGCTATCGTTGCATCACACAACAAACATACTTACCCTTGTGGCATATGCCGCCAGTTTATGGCAGAATTTGGCCTTGATTTGAAAATTATTACCGAAGATCTTTATACAACTGCCGAGCAAACACTTGCTGAATTTTTACCCAAAGCTTTTACTTCTTTCCAAACTGACCAAGAGATTCCTGCAAAAAAGGATAATACCGCGCAATTATTGTAA
- a CDS encoding YheC/YheD family protein → MRKITSILFFFVVVGSVSAQIEQALPSTLMSKLHKKFLNYRTGIKADISWLIADLKFKDGKVKICEFGEGTRSRYKGHDAMHGKGTMWKFFWDYLKQFNLPPYYIGPAIFSVDDRREIRFEQLSELGGKTMYRTADLAHVAPFKSHKRKNNCLTLADHTGLLMFRHIDASGASILDFKNRNRDLLVLNAAVAPFVNSKYLTNILFLEEEFAPYKPKFVLCSKEYSSDLAEKIHKKLDCQRYVIKPLYEFKGRGIIMADQEDLDTVLQCMLDKNSLQEEKNKKMYASDRELFDFWHKSKKQHFLVEEYCPSNIMTIKDSVYDPTMRLVFTLHYDQGQVHITYLDAFWKIPTRSLDRTNCSLTQRCKSKGTIPAMVSDDDYRAVKAQFDAFMPSLYKKMIDLINGDVTL, encoded by the coding sequence ATGAGAAAAATAACGAGCATATTGTTTTTTTTTGTTGTCGTTGGCTCTGTGTCTGCTCAGATTGAGCAGGCATTACCAAGTACGCTTATGAGTAAGTTACATAAAAAATTCTTAAACTATCGAACTGGGATAAAAGCTGATATTTCTTGGCTTATTGCCGATTTAAAGTTTAAAGATGGTAAAGTAAAAATTTGTGAATTTGGCGAAGGAACGCGCTCCCGCTACAAAGGGCATGATGCTATGCATGGTAAGGGAACAATGTGGAAGTTTTTTTGGGACTATCTCAAGCAGTTTAACCTACCGCCTTACTACATTGGCCCCGCTATTTTTAGTGTTGATGATCGTCGAGAAATTCGTTTCGAACAGTTATCGGAGCTGGGTGGTAAGACTATGTATCGCACTGCTGATCTTGCGCATGTGGCACCATTTAAAAGTCATAAAAGAAAAAATAATTGCCTAACTTTGGCAGATCATACAGGGCTTTTAATGTTTAGGCATATCGACGCGTCTGGTGCTTCAATTTTAGATTTTAAAAACAGGAATCGCGATTTACTTGTTTTAAACGCTGCTGTAGCGCCTTTTGTTAATAGTAAATATTTAACGAATATCTTATTTTTAGAAGAGGAATTTGCGCCGTACAAACCAAAATTTGTTTTGTGTAGTAAAGAATATTCTTCAGACCTAGCAGAAAAAATTCATAAAAAATTGGATTGCCAGCGTTATGTTATCAAACCGCTGTATGAGTTTAAAGGCCGCGGTATTATTATGGCAGACCAAGAAGATTTAGACACCGTGTTGCAGTGCATGCTTGATAAAAATAGTCTGCAGGAAGAAAAAAATAAAAAAATGTATGCGAGTGATCGAGAACTTTTTGATTTTTGGCATAAGAGTAAAAAGCAGCATTTTTTAGTTGAAGAGTATTGCCCATCAAATATTATGACCATAAAAGATTCTGTGTATGACCCAACTATGCGGCTGGTTTTTACGCTGCATTATGATCAGGGTCAGGTACACATAACCTATTTAGATGCTTTTTGGAAAATTCCAACAAGGTCTCTTGATCGTACCAATTGTAGCTTAACGCAGCGTTGCAAATCAAAGGGCACTATTCCTGCCATGGTAAGTGACGACGATTATCGAGCGGTAAAGGCTCAGTTTGATGCTTTTATGCCGTCGTTATATAAAAAAATGATTGACTTAATTAATGGTGATGTAACGCTTTAA